A portion of the Camelus bactrianus isolate YW-2024 breed Bactrian camel chromosome 25, ASM4877302v1, whole genome shotgun sequence genome contains these proteins:
- the MFSD3 gene encoding major facilitator superfamily domain-containing protein 3 isoform X3 yields MHGKLLPLAGLYLVQGLPYGLQSGLLPVLLRARGLSLTRVGLAKVLYAPWLFKLVWAPLVDTWGSLRTWLTLSTAALGLACGLLAALPPAEAGQAGLPSTVAGLLLLLNLAAAVQDVALDTLAMQLLEPSELGPGNTVQVVAYKLGAVLALVPPISWALLFQLLAATYWLVAALAWVAPALQQLPPPQHSEPPRHVLHLWQDLLAVPGTLWTVGFVLTYKLGEQGAGSLFPLLLLDCGISTSELGLWNGVGAVVCSVAGSSLGGVLLAKHWPGLPDCPDLSPGCSCGPAGHLHSIKRGSLAEPVSAALLGGFGHNHHLHPDDALQSAGTQCPAGHTLQSPGHAGAAGEAAGGLTGWSPG; encoded by the exons ATGCATGGGAAGCTGCTGCCGCTGGCCGGCCTCTACCTGGTGCAGGGCCTGCCCTACGGGCTGCAGTCTGGCCTGCTGCCCGTGCTTCTGCGGGCGCGTGGCCTCTCCCTGACACGCGTGGGACTGGCCAAGGTGTTGTACGCGCCGTGGTTGTTCAAGCTCGTGTGGGCCCCCCTGGTGGACACGTGGGGCTCCCTGAGAACCTGGCTGACGCTCAGCACAGCTGCTCTGGGCCTGGCGTGTGGGCTGCTGGCAGCCCTACCTCCTGCCGAAGCTGGCCAGGCCGGGCTGCCCTCCACTGTGGCAGGGCTGCTTTTGCTGCTGAACCTCGCTGCAGCTGTGCAGGATGTGGCCCTGGACACACTGGCTATGCAACTTCTGGAGCCCTCTGAGCTGGGGCCTGGCAACACGGTGCAGGTGGTGGCTTACAAGCTGGGGGCGGTGCTGGCCCTTGTACCCCCCATCTCCTGGGCCCTGCTCTTTCAGCTCCTGGCTGCCACGTACTGGCTGGTTGCTGCCTTGGCCTGGGTTGCGCCAGCCCTACAACAGTTACCCCCACCTCAGCACTCAGAGCCGCCCCGACATGTCCTGCACCTTTGGCAGGACTTGCTGGCTGTGCCTGGGACCCTGTGGACGGTGGGCTTTGTGCTCACCTACAAGCTGG GTGAGCAGGGTGCCGGCAGCCTgttccccctcctcctgctggaCTGCGGCATTTCCACCTCTGAGCTGGGGCTGTGGAACGGTGTGGGTGCTGTGGTCTGCTCCGTTGCTGGCTCATCCCTGGGCGGGGTCCTACTGGCCAAGCACTG GCCTGGCCTGCCAGACTGCCCTGATCTTTCCCCTGGATGCTCCTGcggcccagctgggcacctgcacagTATTAAGAG GGGCAGCCTTGCTGAGCCTGTGTCTGCAGCACTTCTTGGGGGGTTTGGTCACAACCACCACCTTCACCCTGATGATGCACTGCAGTCAGCTGGCACCCAGTGCCCTGCAG GCCACACACTACAGTCTCCTGGCCACGCTGGAGCTGCTGGGGAAGCTGCTGGTGGGCTCACTGGCTGGAGCCCTGGCTGA
- the MFSD3 gene encoding major facilitator superfamily domain-containing protein 3 isoform X2, with protein MHGKLLPLAGLYLVQGLPYGLQSGLLPVLLRARGLSLTRVGLAKVLYAPWLFKLVWAPLVDTWGSLRTWLTLSTAALGLACGLLAALPPAEAGQAGLPSTVAGLLLLLNLAAAVQDVALDTLAMQLLEPSELGPGNTVQVVAYKLGAVLALVPPISWALLFQLLAATYWLVAALAWVAPALQQLPPPQHSEPPRHVLHLWQDLLAVPGTLWTVGFVLTYKLGEQGAGSLFPLLLLDCGISTSELGLWNGVGAVVCSVAGSSLGGVLLAKHWQPLPLLRSVLWFCLGGLACQTALIFPLDAPAAQLGTCTVLRGAALLSLCLQHFLGGLVTTTTFTLMMHCSQLAPSALQATHYSLLATLELLGKLLVGSLAGALADSLGPHLCFCFFLVVSATPILYLGLAPSTLA; from the exons ATGCATGGGAAGCTGCTGCCGCTGGCCGGCCTCTACCTGGTGCAGGGCCTGCCCTACGGGCTGCAGTCTGGCCTGCTGCCCGTGCTTCTGCGGGCGCGTGGCCTCTCCCTGACACGCGTGGGACTGGCCAAGGTGTTGTACGCGCCGTGGTTGTTCAAGCTCGTGTGGGCCCCCCTGGTGGACACGTGGGGCTCCCTGAGAACCTGGCTGACGCTCAGCACAGCTGCTCTGGGCCTGGCGTGTGGGCTGCTGGCAGCCCTACCTCCTGCCGAAGCTGGCCAGGCCGGGCTGCCCTCCACTGTGGCAGGGCTGCTTTTGCTGCTGAACCTCGCTGCAGCTGTGCAGGATGTGGCCCTGGACACACTGGCTATGCAACTTCTGGAGCCCTCTGAGCTGGGGCCTGGCAACACGGTGCAGGTGGTGGCTTACAAGCTGGGGGCGGTGCTGGCCCTTGTACCCCCCATCTCCTGGGCCCTGCTCTTTCAGCTCCTGGCTGCCACGTACTGGCTGGTTGCTGCCTTGGCCTGGGTTGCGCCAGCCCTACAACAGTTACCCCCACCTCAGCACTCAGAGCCGCCCCGACATGTCCTGCACCTTTGGCAGGACTTGCTGGCTGTGCCTGGGACCCTGTGGACGGTGGGCTTTGTGCTCACCTACAAGCTGG GTGAGCAGGGTGCCGGCAGCCTgttccccctcctcctgctggaCTGCGGCATTTCCACCTCTGAGCTGGGGCTGTGGAACGGTGTGGGTGCTGTGGTCTGCTCCGTTGCTGGCTCATCCCTGGGCGGGGTCCTACTGGCCAAGCACTG GCAGCCACTGCCCCTGCTGAGATCAGTGCTTTGGTTCTGTCTCGGAGGCCTGGCCTGCCAGACTGCCCTGATCTTTCCCCTGGATGCTCCTGcggcccagctgggcacctgcacagTATTAAGAG GGGCAGCCTTGCTGAGCCTGTGTCTGCAGCACTTCTTGGGGGGTTTGGTCACAACCACCACCTTCACCCTGATGATGCACTGCAGTCAGCTGGCACCCAGTGCCCTGCAG GCCACACACTACAGTCTCCTGGCCACGCTGGAGCTGCTGGGGAAGCTGCTGGTGGGCTCACTGGCTGGAGCCCTGGCTGACAGCCTGGGGCCACacctctgcttctgcttcttcctTGTTGTCTCAGCCACACCCATCCTGTACTTGGGCCTGGCACCCAGCACCCTGGCCTGA
- the GPT gene encoding alanine aminotransferase 1 isoform X1 produces the protein MASGAGDHSQAAMNVLREKVLTLDTVNPCVRRVEYAVRGPIVLRALELEAELRQGVKKPFTEVIRANVGDAQAMGQKPITFLRQVLALCIHPDLLNSPDFPEDAKRRAERILQACGGHSLGAYSISSGIQLIREDVAQYIERRDGGIPADPNNIFLSTGATDAIMTVLELLVTGEGRTRTGVLIPIPQYPLYSAALAELNAVQVDYYLDEERAWAVDVAELRRALRQARDHCRPRALCVINPGNPTGHVQTRECIEDMIRFAFEERLFLLADEVYQDNVYAEGSQFHSFKKVLMEMGPPYAAQQELASFHSISKGYMGECGFRGGYVEVVNMDAMVKQQLLKLRSVRLCPTMPGQVLLDMVVSPPAPSDPSFTQFQAERRAVLAELAAKAKLTEQVFNQAPGIRCNPVQGAMYSFPRVQLPPRAVRRAQELGLAPDMFFCQRLLEETGICVVPGSGFGQREGTYHFRMTILPPMEKLRPLLEKLKQFHARFTHEFS, from the exons ATGGCCTCAGGAGCAGGTGACCACAGCCAGGCTGCAATGAACGTACTGAGGGAGAAGGTGCTGACGCTGGACACCGTGAACCCGTGTGTCCGGAGGGTGGAGTACGCCGTGCGAGGCCCCATCGTCCTGCGTGCGCTGGAGCTGGAGGCGGAGCTGCGCCAG GGTGTAAAGAAGCCCTTCACTGAGGTCATCCGGGCCAATGTCGGGGATGCACAGGCCATGGGGCAGAAGCCTATCACCTTCCTGCGCCAG GTCCTGGCCCTCTGCATCCACCCTGATCTCCTGAACAGCCCAGACTTCCCCGAGGATGCCAAGAGAAGGGCAGAGCGCATCTTACAGGCCTGCGGGGGCCACAGCCTGG GGGCCTACAGCATCAGCTCAGGCATCCAGCTGATCCGTGAGGATGTGGCGCAGTACATTGAGCGGCGCGACGGAGGCATTCCCGCCGACCCCAATAACATCTTCCTGTCCACGGGAGCCACCGACGCCATCATG ACGGTGCTGGAGTTGCTGGTGACCGGTGAGGGTCGCACGCGCACGGGTGTGCTCATCcccatccctcagtatccactcTACTCCGCCGCACTGGCCGAGCTCAACGCCGTGCAGGTGGACTACTACCTGGACGAGGAGCGCGCCTGGGCGGTCGATGTGGCCGAGCTGCGGCGAGCGCTGCGCCAGGCGCGTGACCACTGCCGCCCCCGCGCGCTCTGTGTCATCAACCCCGGCAATCCCACAG GGCATGTGCAGACCCGCGAGTGCATCGAGGACATGATCCGCTTTGCCTTCGAGGAGAGGCTGTTCCTGTTGGCTGATGAG GTGTACCAGGACAACGTGTACGCCGAGGGCTCGCAGTTCCACTCGTTCAAGAAGGTGCTCATGGAGATGGGGCCGCCATACGCGGCGCAGCAGGAGCTCGCCTCCTTCCACTCGATCTCCAAGGGCTACATGGGCGA GTGCGGCTTCCGTGGCGGCTACGTGGAGGTGGTGAACATGGACGCCATGGTGAAGCAGCAGCTGCTGAAACTGAGAAGCGTGCGGCTGTGCCCGACCATGCCCGGCCAGGTCCTGCTCGACATGGTTGTCAGCCCGCCCGCGCCTTCTGACCCCTCCTTCACGCAGTTCCAGGCT GAGAGGCGAGCGGTGCTGGCTGAGCTGGCAGCCAAGGCCAAGCTCACGGAGCAGGTCTTCAATCAGGCTCCCGGCATCCGCTGCAACCCGGTGCAGGGCGCCATGTACTCCTTCCCGCGCGTGCAGCTGCCCCCCCGCGCGGTGAGGCGTGCTCAG GAGCTCGGCCTGGCTCCTGACATGTTCTTCTGCCAGCGCCTTCTGGAGGAGACTGGCATCTGCGTGGTGCCTGGGAGCGGCTTCGGGCAGAGGGAAGGCACCTACCACTTCCG GATGACCATTCTGCCCCCCATGGAGAAGCTGCGGCCCCTGCTGGAGAAGCTGAAGCAGTTCCACGCCAGGTTCACCCATGAGTTCTCCTGA
- the GPT gene encoding alanine aminotransferase 1 isoform X3 — MASGAGDHSQAAMNVLREKVLTLDTVNPCVRRVEYAVRGPIVLRALELEAELRQGVKKPFTEVIRANVGDAQAMGQKPITFLRQVLALCIHPDLLNSPDFPEDAKRRAERILQACGGHSLGAYSISSGIQLIREDVAQYIERRDGGIPADPNNIFLSTGATDAIMTVLELLVTGEGRTRTGVLIPIPQYPLYSAALAELNAVQVDYYLDEERAWAVDVAELRRALRQARDHCRPRALCVINPGNPTGHVQTRECIEDMIRFAFEERLFLLADEVYQDNVYAEGSQFHSFKKVLMEMGPPYAAQQELASFHSISKGYMGECGFRGGYVEVVNMDAMVKQQLLKLRSVRLCPTMPGQVLLDMVVSPPAPSDPSFTQFQAERRAVLAELAAKAKLTEQVFNQAPGIRCNPVQGAMYSFPRVQLPPRAVRRAQDDHSAPHGEAAAPAGEAEAVPRQVHP; from the exons ATGGCCTCAGGAGCAGGTGACCACAGCCAGGCTGCAATGAACGTACTGAGGGAGAAGGTGCTGACGCTGGACACCGTGAACCCGTGTGTCCGGAGGGTGGAGTACGCCGTGCGAGGCCCCATCGTCCTGCGTGCGCTGGAGCTGGAGGCGGAGCTGCGCCAG GGTGTAAAGAAGCCCTTCACTGAGGTCATCCGGGCCAATGTCGGGGATGCACAGGCCATGGGGCAGAAGCCTATCACCTTCCTGCGCCAG GTCCTGGCCCTCTGCATCCACCCTGATCTCCTGAACAGCCCAGACTTCCCCGAGGATGCCAAGAGAAGGGCAGAGCGCATCTTACAGGCCTGCGGGGGCCACAGCCTGG GGGCCTACAGCATCAGCTCAGGCATCCAGCTGATCCGTGAGGATGTGGCGCAGTACATTGAGCGGCGCGACGGAGGCATTCCCGCCGACCCCAATAACATCTTCCTGTCCACGGGAGCCACCGACGCCATCATG ACGGTGCTGGAGTTGCTGGTGACCGGTGAGGGTCGCACGCGCACGGGTGTGCTCATCcccatccctcagtatccactcTACTCCGCCGCACTGGCCGAGCTCAACGCCGTGCAGGTGGACTACTACCTGGACGAGGAGCGCGCCTGGGCGGTCGATGTGGCCGAGCTGCGGCGAGCGCTGCGCCAGGCGCGTGACCACTGCCGCCCCCGCGCGCTCTGTGTCATCAACCCCGGCAATCCCACAG GGCATGTGCAGACCCGCGAGTGCATCGAGGACATGATCCGCTTTGCCTTCGAGGAGAGGCTGTTCCTGTTGGCTGATGAG GTGTACCAGGACAACGTGTACGCCGAGGGCTCGCAGTTCCACTCGTTCAAGAAGGTGCTCATGGAGATGGGGCCGCCATACGCGGCGCAGCAGGAGCTCGCCTCCTTCCACTCGATCTCCAAGGGCTACATGGGCGA GTGCGGCTTCCGTGGCGGCTACGTGGAGGTGGTGAACATGGACGCCATGGTGAAGCAGCAGCTGCTGAAACTGAGAAGCGTGCGGCTGTGCCCGACCATGCCCGGCCAGGTCCTGCTCGACATGGTTGTCAGCCCGCCCGCGCCTTCTGACCCCTCCTTCACGCAGTTCCAGGCT GAGAGGCGAGCGGTGCTGGCTGAGCTGGCAGCCAAGGCCAAGCTCACGGAGCAGGTCTTCAATCAGGCTCCCGGCATCCGCTGCAACCCGGTGCAGGGCGCCATGTACTCCTTCCCGCGCGTGCAGCTGCCCCCCCGCGCGGTGAGGCGTGCTCAG GATGACCATTCTGCCCCCCATGGAGAAGCTGCGGCCCCTGCTGGAGAAGCTGAAGCAGTTCCACGCCAGGTTCACCCATGA
- the GPT gene encoding alanine aminotransferase 1 isoform X2: MNVLREKVLTLDTVNPCVRRVEYAVRGPIVLRALELEAELRQGVKKPFTEVIRANVGDAQAMGQKPITFLRQVLALCIHPDLLNSPDFPEDAKRRAERILQACGGHSLGAYSISSGIQLIREDVAQYIERRDGGIPADPNNIFLSTGATDAIMTVLELLVTGEGRTRTGVLIPIPQYPLYSAALAELNAVQVDYYLDEERAWAVDVAELRRALRQARDHCRPRALCVINPGNPTGHVQTRECIEDMIRFAFEERLFLLADEVYQDNVYAEGSQFHSFKKVLMEMGPPYAAQQELASFHSISKGYMGECGFRGGYVEVVNMDAMVKQQLLKLRSVRLCPTMPGQVLLDMVVSPPAPSDPSFTQFQAERRAVLAELAAKAKLTEQVFNQAPGIRCNPVQGAMYSFPRVQLPPRAVRRAQELGLAPDMFFCQRLLEETGICVVPGSGFGQREGTYHFRMTILPPMEKLRPLLEKLKQFHARFTHEFS; encoded by the exons ATGAACGTACTGAGGGAGAAGGTGCTGACGCTGGACACCGTGAACCCGTGTGTCCGGAGGGTGGAGTACGCCGTGCGAGGCCCCATCGTCCTGCGTGCGCTGGAGCTGGAGGCGGAGCTGCGCCAG GGTGTAAAGAAGCCCTTCACTGAGGTCATCCGGGCCAATGTCGGGGATGCACAGGCCATGGGGCAGAAGCCTATCACCTTCCTGCGCCAG GTCCTGGCCCTCTGCATCCACCCTGATCTCCTGAACAGCCCAGACTTCCCCGAGGATGCCAAGAGAAGGGCAGAGCGCATCTTACAGGCCTGCGGGGGCCACAGCCTGG GGGCCTACAGCATCAGCTCAGGCATCCAGCTGATCCGTGAGGATGTGGCGCAGTACATTGAGCGGCGCGACGGAGGCATTCCCGCCGACCCCAATAACATCTTCCTGTCCACGGGAGCCACCGACGCCATCATG ACGGTGCTGGAGTTGCTGGTGACCGGTGAGGGTCGCACGCGCACGGGTGTGCTCATCcccatccctcagtatccactcTACTCCGCCGCACTGGCCGAGCTCAACGCCGTGCAGGTGGACTACTACCTGGACGAGGAGCGCGCCTGGGCGGTCGATGTGGCCGAGCTGCGGCGAGCGCTGCGCCAGGCGCGTGACCACTGCCGCCCCCGCGCGCTCTGTGTCATCAACCCCGGCAATCCCACAG GGCATGTGCAGACCCGCGAGTGCATCGAGGACATGATCCGCTTTGCCTTCGAGGAGAGGCTGTTCCTGTTGGCTGATGAG GTGTACCAGGACAACGTGTACGCCGAGGGCTCGCAGTTCCACTCGTTCAAGAAGGTGCTCATGGAGATGGGGCCGCCATACGCGGCGCAGCAGGAGCTCGCCTCCTTCCACTCGATCTCCAAGGGCTACATGGGCGA GTGCGGCTTCCGTGGCGGCTACGTGGAGGTGGTGAACATGGACGCCATGGTGAAGCAGCAGCTGCTGAAACTGAGAAGCGTGCGGCTGTGCCCGACCATGCCCGGCCAGGTCCTGCTCGACATGGTTGTCAGCCCGCCCGCGCCTTCTGACCCCTCCTTCACGCAGTTCCAGGCT GAGAGGCGAGCGGTGCTGGCTGAGCTGGCAGCCAAGGCCAAGCTCACGGAGCAGGTCTTCAATCAGGCTCCCGGCATCCGCTGCAACCCGGTGCAGGGCGCCATGTACTCCTTCCCGCGCGTGCAGCTGCCCCCCCGCGCGGTGAGGCGTGCTCAG GAGCTCGGCCTGGCTCCTGACATGTTCTTCTGCCAGCGCCTTCTGGAGGAGACTGGCATCTGCGTGGTGCCTGGGAGCGGCTTCGGGCAGAGGGAAGGCACCTACCACTTCCG GATGACCATTCTGCCCCCCATGGAGAAGCTGCGGCCCCTGCTGGAGAAGCTGAAGCAGTTCCACGCCAGGTTCACCCATGAGTTCTCCTGA
- the MFSD3 gene encoding major facilitator superfamily domain-containing protein 3 isoform X1 has translation MHGKLLPLAGLYLVQGLPYGLQSGLLPVLLRARGLSLTRVGLAKVLYAPWLFKLVWAPLVDTWGSLRTWLTLSTAALGLACGLLAALPPAEAGQAGLPSTVAGLLLLLNLAAAVQDVALDTLAMQLLEPSELGPGNTVQVVAYKLGAVLALVPPISWALLFQLLAATYWLVAALAWVAPALQQLPPPQHSEPPRHVLHLWQDLLAVPGTLWTVGFVLTYKLGEQGAGSLFPLLLLDCGISTSELGLWNGVGAVVCSVAGSSLGGVLLAKHWQPLPLLRSVLWFCLGGLACQTALIFPLDAPAAQLGTCTVLRGEGLAVVGRSLESWAPLTSAPPGAALLSLCLQHFLGGLVTTTTFTLMMHCSQLAPSALQATHYSLLATLELLGKLLVGSLAGALADSLGPHLCFCFFLVVSATPILYLGLAPSTLA, from the exons ATGCATGGGAAGCTGCTGCCGCTGGCCGGCCTCTACCTGGTGCAGGGCCTGCCCTACGGGCTGCAGTCTGGCCTGCTGCCCGTGCTTCTGCGGGCGCGTGGCCTCTCCCTGACACGCGTGGGACTGGCCAAGGTGTTGTACGCGCCGTGGTTGTTCAAGCTCGTGTGGGCCCCCCTGGTGGACACGTGGGGCTCCCTGAGAACCTGGCTGACGCTCAGCACAGCTGCTCTGGGCCTGGCGTGTGGGCTGCTGGCAGCCCTACCTCCTGCCGAAGCTGGCCAGGCCGGGCTGCCCTCCACTGTGGCAGGGCTGCTTTTGCTGCTGAACCTCGCTGCAGCTGTGCAGGATGTGGCCCTGGACACACTGGCTATGCAACTTCTGGAGCCCTCTGAGCTGGGGCCTGGCAACACGGTGCAGGTGGTGGCTTACAAGCTGGGGGCGGTGCTGGCCCTTGTACCCCCCATCTCCTGGGCCCTGCTCTTTCAGCTCCTGGCTGCCACGTACTGGCTGGTTGCTGCCTTGGCCTGGGTTGCGCCAGCCCTACAACAGTTACCCCCACCTCAGCACTCAGAGCCGCCCCGACATGTCCTGCACCTTTGGCAGGACTTGCTGGCTGTGCCTGGGACCCTGTGGACGGTGGGCTTTGTGCTCACCTACAAGCTGG GTGAGCAGGGTGCCGGCAGCCTgttccccctcctcctgctggaCTGCGGCATTTCCACCTCTGAGCTGGGGCTGTGGAACGGTGTGGGTGCTGTGGTCTGCTCCGTTGCTGGCTCATCCCTGGGCGGGGTCCTACTGGCCAAGCACTG GCAGCCACTGCCCCTGCTGAGATCAGTGCTTTGGTTCTGTCTCGGAGGCCTGGCCTGCCAGACTGCCCTGATCTTTCCCCTGGATGCTCCTGcggcccagctgggcacctgcacagTATTAAGAGGTGAGGGGTTGGCCGTAGTGGGGAGGAGCCTGGAGTCCTGGGCCCCGCTGACCTCAGCTCCCCCAGGGGCAGCCTTGCTGAGCCTGTGTCTGCAGCACTTCTTGGGGGGTTTGGTCACAACCACCACCTTCACCCTGATGATGCACTGCAGTCAGCTGGCACCCAGTGCCCTGCAG GCCACACACTACAGTCTCCTGGCCACGCTGGAGCTGCTGGGGAAGCTGCTGGTGGGCTCACTGGCTGGAGCCCTGGCTGACAGCCTGGGGCCACacctctgcttctgcttcttcctTGTTGTCTCAGCCACACCCATCCTGTACTTGGGCCTGGCACCCAGCACCCTGGCCTGA